One genomic window of Candidatus Kuenenia stuttgartiensis includes the following:
- a CDS encoding MGH1-like glycoside hydrolase domain-containing protein, which produces MNSEKMRLEEDKSGEKSWKKWGPYVTERQWGTVREDYSPQGTAWEYVSHDAARSKAFRWGEEGIAGFCDDRQTICLSLALWNGRDTILKERFFGLTGNEGNHGEDVKEYYYYLDNTPVHSYMKMLYKYPQKEFPYTELVNENRRRGRHKPEFELIDTGIFDENRYFDVFIEYAKVSPEDILIRFTIHNRGPEDATVSIIPQLWFRNTWSWGLTDFKPELFAVNKEIIRVEHVDLGSRWLYCDGAPELLFCENETNYRRLYGLSSMEGFFKDGINDYIVNGHKMAINPAKKGTKGAAHYQRTISSGNATSIRLRFSGHALSSPFKKFNKMFQQSIAEADEFYADLQSEIKEEDARNVQRQAFAGMLWSKQFYYFDVRRWLTGDSGQPPPPHERLDGRNHEWVHLHNADIISMPDKWEFPWYAAWDLAFHCLPLVLVDPEFAKGQLLLLTREWYMHPNGQLPAYEWAFSDVNPPVHAWATWRVYKIDKKRNKGKGDIDFLSRVFHKLLLNFTWWVNIKDEHGHNLFQGGFLGLDNIGVFDRSAALPTGGHIEQADGTSWMAMYCLNLMHIALELSIYNPIYQDLAIKFFEHFLYIAAAMKNLGNIGINLWNEDDKFFYDVLHCPIANHSKCDVMQLKVRSMVGLTPLFAVETLEPHLLEQVPKFKKRLDWFLENRPDLASLISRWTEPGVGERRLLSLLRGHRMKHLLKRMLDESEFLSDYGVRALSRYHLEHPFVLHFNGNTFSVSYQPAESDSGLFGGNSNWRGPIWFPMNFLIIESLQKFHHYYGDDFKIECPTGSGNFMTINDVANELSRRLTRIFLQNKDGNRPVFGYSEKIQKDPHFRNYLLFHEYFHGDTGRGAGASHQTGWTGLVAKLLQPRDVGQP; this is translated from the coding sequence ATGAATTCAGAAAAAATGCGCCTTGAAGAAGATAAAAGCGGGGAAAAATCGTGGAAGAAATGGGGTCCATATGTAACGGAACGCCAGTGGGGAACCGTCAGGGAAGATTATAGTCCTCAGGGTACCGCATGGGAATATGTTTCCCACGATGCCGCACGGAGTAAGGCATTTCGATGGGGAGAAGAGGGAATCGCCGGTTTTTGTGATGACAGACAAACGATATGCCTTTCCCTTGCCCTCTGGAACGGCCGTGATACAATCCTGAAAGAACGTTTTTTTGGCCTGACAGGGAACGAAGGGAATCACGGTGAAGACGTGAAAGAATATTATTACTACCTCGATAATACCCCGGTGCATTCTTATATGAAAATGTTGTATAAGTACCCGCAAAAAGAATTCCCCTATACGGAGCTGGTGAATGAAAATCGACGTCGCGGAAGACATAAACCGGAATTTGAACTTATTGATACCGGGATATTTGATGAAAATAGGTACTTTGACGTGTTTATCGAGTACGCCAAAGTTTCGCCGGAAGATATCCTGATTCGTTTTACTATTCACAATCGGGGACCGGAAGATGCGACCGTATCCATTATACCGCAGTTGTGGTTTCGAAATACCTGGTCATGGGGACTAACAGACTTTAAACCTGAACTGTTTGCGGTAAATAAAGAAATCATCCGTGTAGAACACGTAGATCTTGGCAGCAGGTGGCTTTATTGTGATGGAGCACCGGAGCTGTTGTTCTGTGAAAATGAGACGAATTACCGGCGGTTGTATGGGTTGTCATCTATGGAGGGTTTTTTCAAGGACGGCATTAATGATTATATCGTAAACGGGCATAAGATGGCCATAAATCCTGCAAAAAAAGGCACCAAAGGAGCGGCACATTACCAGCGCACCATTTCATCAGGTAATGCAACAAGTATTCGTTTAAGATTCTCGGGACATGCCTTGTCCAGCCCCTTTAAAAAATTTAACAAGATGTTTCAGCAAAGCATTGCGGAAGCGGATGAATTCTACGCGGACCTGCAGTCAGAAATCAAAGAGGAAGATGCAAGGAATGTGCAGCGCCAGGCATTTGCCGGCATGCTCTGGTCAAAACAATTTTATTATTTTGATGTGCGCAGATGGTTAACGGGAGACAGCGGGCAGCCCCCACCGCCTCACGAACGGTTGGATGGACGCAATCATGAATGGGTTCATCTTCACAACGCAGACATTATTTCCATGCCTGATAAATGGGAATTCCCCTGGTATGCCGCATGGGATCTGGCATTTCATTGTCTGCCACTGGTGTTGGTTGATCCGGAATTTGCCAAAGGGCAGCTTTTACTACTCACCCGCGAATGGTACATGCATCCCAACGGACAATTGCCAGCCTACGAATGGGCCTTTAGCGATGTGAATCCCCCTGTCCATGCCTGGGCAACGTGGCGTGTCTATAAAATTGATAAAAAAAGAAATAAGGGGAAAGGGGACATTGATTTCCTGTCACGGGTCTTCCATAAACTTTTGCTCAACTTTACCTGGTGGGTCAACATAAAGGATGAGCATGGTCATAACCTATTCCAGGGGGGCTTTCTGGGATTGGACAATATTGGCGTCTTTGACCGAAGTGCGGCATTGCCAACCGGTGGGCATATCGAACAAGCCGATGGAACGAGCTGGATGGCTATGTATTGTCTGAATCTCATGCACATTGCCCTTGAATTGTCAATATATAATCCCATCTATCAGGATCTGGCAATCAAGTTTTTCGAACACTTCCTCTATATCGCCGCCGCAATGAAAAATCTTGGTAACATTGGCATTAATTTGTGGAATGAGGATGATAAATTTTTTTATGATGTTCTTCATTGCCCCATAGCAAATCATAGCAAGTGTGATGTCATGCAGTTAAAAGTGCGCTCTATGGTGGGATTAACTCCTCTTTTCGCAGTTGAGACCCTTGAGCCTCACCTTCTTGAACAGGTCCCGAAGTTTAAGAAGCGGCTCGATTGGTTTCTGGAAAACCGGCCCGACCTGGCAAGTCTGATTTCCCGCTGGACAGAACCCGGTGTTGGCGAGCGGCGGCTGCTTTCGCTGCTGCGGGGACACCGGATGAAACATCTGCTTAAGCGCATGTTGGATGAAAGTGAGTTTTTGTCTGATTACGGGGTTCGGGCATTATCCCGTTATCACCTGGAACACCCCTTTGTCTTACATTTTAACGGCAATACATTTTCAGTGTCTTATCAGCCTGCCGAGTCGGACTCAGGTTTGTTTGGCGGCAATTCCAACTGGCGGGGACCCATTTGGTTTCCCATGAATTTTTTGATTATCGAGTCACTGCAAAAATTCCATCACTATTATGGAGACGATTTCAAGATTGAATGCCCGACGGGGTCAGGAAATTTTATGACCATCAATGATGTTGCCAATGAGCTGTCGCGGCGTCTGACCCGAATATTTTTGCAGAATAAGGATGGGAATCGTCCTGTATTCGGCTACAGTGAAAAAATTCAAAAAGACCCGCATTTTCGAAATTACCTATTGTTTCATGAGTATTTTCACGGCGATACCGGAAGGGGTGCTGGCGCTTCTCATCAAACCGGCTGGACCGGTTTGGTGGCAAAACTGCTGCAACCCAGGGACGTCGGACAACCTTGA